In the genome of Aspergillus luchuensis IFO 4308 DNA, chromosome 2, nearly complete sequence, one region contains:
- a CDS encoding origin of replication complex subunit 5 family protein (COG:L;~EggNog:ENOG410PM6J;~InterPro:IPR020796,IPR027417,IPR041664;~PFAM:PF13191,PF14630;~go_component: GO:0000808 - origin recognition complex [Evidence IEA];~go_component: GO:0005634 - nucleus [Evidence IEA];~go_process: GO:0006260 - DNA replication [Evidence IEA]), producing the protein MLPSEISRLLSKQWPCRELQTRQLASLLGPRISSPSTLVVHGISATCKTTIVRNVLAALEVPHAIVRSPECITGRHLLTKILWATLEALGKRDEWEKYGKGRCEHVSSLAVLLGECLASLSDSNSNSSNDKGKFVLVLDGIDKQREAPHTLLSALARLGEVIPSLCVVLILSSSPRPLFLQAAGVPHISFPPYTRKEAITIILNAGPPVVSGLDDGAASRLYPHFVSAIYDSLVGPTASSIPTFRSICEKIWPQFVAPITNGDIPPGGSNEWDFSRLLVKNRALFRHQGEGALVHHIVTEESAPANDGSLSKPSMSVVSAPSPLPSLPYFPTLILTSAYLASHTPQRLDTIFFSKFSSSSLSARNKRAHHRRRLKVLSRAQAEDRLEASRGPSTPSKKGKREKTRITKSTLESAFATSSATTSAVGGNAGITGPSTILTARPFPLERLIAIYHAIDPNPPANPIRLAAVSDAIYAELATLRRLRLVVPAAGRDSGGRMGLGSGGLSSGNTTSDAGEKWCVNVSGDWIGELAKTVGVEVGEWLAGGLD; encoded by the exons ATGCTTCCATCAGAAATCAGCCGGTTGCTCAGCAAACAATGGCCTTGTCGAGAGCTCCAGACCAGGCAGCTCGCCAGTCTTCTCGGC CCTAGGATCTCCAGCCCATCTACATTAGTCGTGCATGGAATATCCGCCACTTGCAAAACGACCATCGTCCGCAACGTCCTCGCTGCCCTCGAAGTACCACATGCTATTGTCCGGAGTCCCGAATGCATCACTGGCCGTCACTTGTTAACGAAGATCCTCTGGGCAACCCTTGAAGCGCTAGGGAAACGCGACGAATGGGAGAAATACGGCAAGGGAAGATGCGAGCATGTTAGCTCTTTGGCTGTGCTGCTGGGCGAATGTCTTGCTTCGTTGTCggacagcaacagcaacagcagcaacgacAAGGGCAAGTTCGTGCTGGTTTTGGATGGGATAGATAAGCAGCGTGAAGCTCCGCATACGCTGTTGTCTGCGCTGGCGAGGTTGGGAGAAGTG ATTCCGTCCCTGTGTGTCGTCCTTATCCTCAGCTCTAGTCCGCGGCCGCTGTTTCTTCAGGCTGCGGGTGTTCCGCATATTAGCTTTCCGCCGTATACGCGCAAAGAGGcgattactattattttgaATGCTGGGCCGCCGGTCGTGAGTGGTCTGGACGACGGGGCTGCTTCGAGATTATACCCGCATTTTGTGTCCGCTATCTATGACTCTCTTGTTGGGCCTACAGCGAGTTCGATTCCTACGTTCAGATCGATATGTGAGAAGATTTGGCCTCAGTTCGTGGCTCCTATTACCAACGGCGATATCCCGCCCGGAGGAAGCAACGAATGGGACTTCTCGCGACTTCTAGTCAAAAACCGTGCTTTATTCCGCCATCAAGGCGAAGGCGCTCTTGTACATCACATTGTCACCGAAGAATCCGCTCCCGCAAATGATGGCTCCCTGTCGAAGCCGTCAATGTCGGTCGTCTCGGCCCCTTcaccccttccttccctacCTTACTTCCCGACCTTGATCTTGACCTCCGCATACCTTGCCTCGCATACACCCCAACGACTTGATACCATCTTCTTTTCGAaattctcttcatcttccttatCTGCGCGGAATAAACGCGCGCATCACAGACGACGGTTGAAGGTGCTTTCCCGGGCGCAGGCAGAGGATAGGCTGGAGGCGAGCCGAGGCCCGTCAACCCCTAGCAAGAAAggcaaaagagaaaagactCGAATCACAAAATCGACTCTGGAGTCTGCCTTTGCTACTTCCTCTGCCACTACTTCAGCTGTGGGCGGCAACGCCGGTATCACCGGTCCGTCCACAATCCTAACAGCGCGTCCGTTCCCGCTCGAGCGACTGATCGCTATCTACCATGCCATTGACCCCAATCCCCCTGCAAATCCTATCCGACTGGCGGCCGTTTCCGATGCGATATATGCGGAGCTTGCTACATTACGTCGGTTACGGCTCGTGGTGCCAGCGGCAGGTCGCGATAGCGGCGGTCGCATGGGGCTCGGGTCAGGAGGGTTAAGTAGCGGTAACACGACCTCGGATGCTGGCGAGAAATGGTGCGTCAATGTCTCGGGTGATTGGATCGGAGAGTTGGCCAAGACAGTAGGCGTCGAGGTTGGCGAGTGGTTGGCCGGAGGGTTGGATTAA
- a CDS encoding putative RNA-binding protein (COG:J;~EggNog:ENOG410PGBQ;~InterPro:IPR001313,IPR016024,IPR011989,IPR033712, IPR033133;~PFAM:PF00806;~go_function: GO:0003723 - RNA binding [Evidence IEA]), with the protein MAFKNGLSERLDELRFPSPRSPPSESAFPGYNSLSPGHSNFVSAFSRPSGDVRGNLQRRFTTDSSKLASWSHLNHLGSSSQLPAPDHLDLLSSFEKKRQHIEYMREQRRRFEEDMKLLDMQHEKEKQDLERIAENLAKVGMSGPVSEPTTPPEYRENNYPAFTRPTRFSTSSVTSSPGFFNVFAPAQVTTPPSQVNHNSAQTPTNRFSVHSVPGSRRNSEKEDFTQEPTSPFRPGPSIHRYSMPSTGLGSQIRPILSGFNSSSGLESFNASKYLFHNEDDRATLKDEDRIPTPDFKSILKLTDTDDKFPTLSRRDDSGLLSANSDALDLANSRTPNPETWNTHSRHRTTHQSMPQNALNMFRQLGNQNDENHAHSSNSARHAARHSLEANLLYSAEDNSENLTATASSRPTSLQSSYSTNDLPTVKGEPFNAAVTPPKTHAEQIQHNANLGRIPAVNHVNSRQQRESPERDEARLQGTRAQQTTLQASATPFGPPITTGPANSSSTVAPTTLTPFQAPFYGYGIQAYMGAPVQVSGQIQNYNAAAPFAGYAPYGTYRMPEGSAKSVTSRRSGDNDSAQLSRFTNFPLEHYKGELYGLCKDQHGCRYLQRKLEERNPEHVQMIFEETRLHVVELMTDPFGNYLCQKLLEYSNDEQRTDLINNAAHQLVKIALNQHGTRALQKMIEFISTAEQTQTVIHSLEDHVVELVQDLNGNHVIQKCLNRLSAEDAQFIYDAVGANCVVVGTHRHGCCVLQRCIDHASGDQKARLIAQITANAFALVQDPFGNYVVQYILDLAEPHFTEPLCQNFRGNIPALSKQKFSSNVIEKCLRTADFQIRRQMIDEMLAGAELEKMLRDSFANYVVQTAMDFADAETRARIVDCIRPILPSIRQTPHGRRIAGKMMASESSGRGSAATSGQVTPNEMNSAQLPGPLQGPQKSFMYQHSPFPVGSQFGNQNFVPTAGSTTGSNAPSGGPSEAIFASAVPQANGNLGAQSQLYAYF; encoded by the exons ATGGCATTCAAGAACGGACTTAGTGAACGCCTCGATGAGCTGCGATTCCCTTCCCCAAGGTCGCCTCCTTCGGAGTCCGCTTTCCCCGGCTATAACTCGCTCTCCCCGGGCCACTCCAATTTCGTCTCGGCTTTCTCGCGACCCTCGGGCGATGTCCGTGGGAATCTTCAGCGCCGATTTACAACCGATTCCAGCAAGCTTGCTTCCTGGAGTCATCTGAACCATCTCGGGAGCAGCTCTCAGCTCCCGGCTCCAGATCATCTGGATCTGCTTTCATCG TTTGAAAAGAAGCGCCAGCACATTGAGTACATGCGAGAACAAAGAAGGAGATTTGAAGAAGACATGAAGCTCTTAGATATGCAAcacgagaaagaaaagcaagatTTGGAGCGCATTGCTGAAAACCTCGCCAAAGTTGGCATGTCTGGCCCTGTCAGCGAACCTACAACACCCCCAGAGTACCGTGAGAACAACTATCCTGCTTTCACCCGCCCTACTCGGTTCTCAACTTCAAGTGTTACTTCCTCTCCGGGTTTCTTCAATGTCTTTGCACCTGCTCAGGTCACTACTCCGCCGAGCCAGGTGAATCACAACTCTGCTCAAACACCAACCAATCGTTTCTCCGTTCACTCTGTTCCTGGTTCTCGGAGGAACTCAGAGAAGGAGGACTTCACTCAAGAACCTACTTCACCTTTCCGTCCAGGCCCATC TATTCATCGCTACTCGATGCCTTCTACAGGCTTAGGATCACAGATCCGTCCGATCCTATCGGGCTTCAACAGTTCGTCCGGTTTGGAGTCATTCAATGCTTCCAAATATCTGTTTCATAACGAAGACGACCGGGCGACTTTGAAGGACGAGGACAGGATTCCGACACCTGACTTCAAGAGTATCCTTAAATTGACTGACACTGACGACAAGTTCCCGACCCTATCTCGCAGAGACGACTCAGGCCTG CTGTCTGCGAATTCGGACGCCCTGGACCTCGCCAATTCACGTACTCCCAACCCCGAGACTTGGAACACTCACAGTCGGCACCGCACTACTCACCAGAGCATGCCACAAAACGCTCTGAACATGTTCCGTCAGCTTGGTAACCAAAATGATGAGAATCATGCCCATTCTTCGAACTCTGCTCGTCATGCTGCCAGACATTCGCTGGAGGCGAACCTGCTCTACAGCGCCGAGGACAATTCTGAAAACCTGACAGCTACTGCTTCCAGCAGACCTACATCCTTGCAGTCTTCATACTCGACCAACGATCTGCCCACAGTCAAAGGCGAGCCTTTCAATGCCGCCGTCACTCCTCCTAAGACGCATGCCGAACAGATTCAACACAATGCCAACCTTGGTCGGATTCCTGCTGTGAACCATGTGAACTCCCGCCAACAAAGGGAATCGCCTGAACGCGATGAAGCGAGATTGCAGGGGACCCGGGCCCAGCAGACTACTCTGCAAGCTAGTGCCACACCTTTCGGTCCACCAATCACCACCGGACCTGCCAATAGCAGCAGTACTGTCGCACCAACTACTCTGACCCCATTCCAGGCGCCGTTCTATGGGTACGGTATTCAAGCCTACATGGGCGCTCCAGTGCAGGTTAGCGGTCAGATCCAGAACTACAATGCCGCAGCTCCTTTTGCTGGGTATGCTCCCTATGGCACTTATCGCATGCCTGAAGGTTCGGCCAAAAGCGTTACCTCCCGACGCAGCGGCGATAACGATAGCGCTCAGCTCTCTCGCTTCACCAACTTCCCGCTTGAGCATTATAAAGGCGAATTGTATGGCCTTTGCAAGGACCAACACGGTTGCAGATACCTGCAGAGAAAATTGGAAGAGCGTAATCCGGAGCATGTACAAATGATCTTTGAGGAAACACGCCTCCATGTGGTTGAACTCATGACAG ATCCGTTTGGCAATTACCTGTGCCAGAAATTGCTTGAATACTCCAATGATGAACAGCGTACTGACTTGATCAACAACGCTGCTCATCAGCTCGTTAAGATTGCTCTTAATCAGCACGGTACCAGGGCGCTCCAAAAGATGATCGAGTTTATCTCTACCGCCGAACAAACCCAAACGGTCATCCATTCGCTAGAGGACCATGTTGTCGAACTGGTTCAGGATCTCAACGGGAACCATGTGATCCAAAAGTGTCTCAACCGTCTCTCTGCTGAGGACGCTCAATTCATCTACGATGCCGTTGGTGCCAACTGCGTGGTTGTCGGCACTCATCGCCATGGATGTTGCGTTCTGCAACGATGCATTGACCATGCGTCTGGTGATCAAAAAGCGCGCCTCATTGCTCAAATCACTGCAAACGCATTTGCCCTTGTTCAAGATCCTTTCGGAAACTACGTTGTGCAATATATTTTGGACCTTGCTGAGCCTCATTTCACCGAGCCCTTGTGCCAGAATTTCCGAGGCAACATCCCCGCCCTGTCCAAGCAGAAGTTCAGCTCGAATGTCATCGAGAAGTGCCTTCGTACTGCGGACTTCCAAATTCGGCGTCAGATGATCGATGAAATGCTGGCAGGAGCCGAACTTGAGAAGATGCTCCGCGACTCATTTGCGAACTATGTGGTGCAAACAGCCATGGACTTTGCCGATGCTGAGACTCGAGCGCGGATTGTTGATTGCATCCGTCCCATATTGCCTTCTATCCGTCAAACCCCCCATGGCCGTCGTATTGCTGGTAAGATGATGGCATCCGAAAGCTCAGGAAGGGGAAGTGCCGCAACCAGCGGGCAAGTGACGCCTAACGAAATGAACTCCGCCCAGCTTCCGGGTCCCCTTCAAGGACCACAGAAGTCATTCATGTATCAACACAGCCCTTTCCCAGTCGGTTCCCAGTTTGGAAATCAGAACTTTGTTCCCACCGCTGGCTCCACGACAGGTTCCAACGCTCCGTCTGGCGGACCTAGCGAGGCTATTTTTGCTTCAGCTGTCCCGCAAGCCAACGGCAATCTTGGTGCTCAAAGTCAGTTGTATGCGTACTTCTGA
- a CDS encoding putative MFS sugar transporter (COG:G;~EggNog:ENOG410PJJ1;~InterPro:IPR005829,IPR005828,IPR020846,IPR036259;~TransMembrane:2 (o26-48i60-83o);~go_component: GO:0016021 - integral component of membrane [Evidence IEA];~go_function: GO:0022857 - transmembrane transporter activity [Evidence IEA];~go_process: GO:0055085 - transmembrane transport [Evidence IEA]), translating to MDTGIIGPVTVMKSFVSQIGSHSSTVHGLVVSSILIPAAFSSFFAGNLADKLGRPKGISIGALIFVIGATLEAAAVHIGMFVVGRCIEGVGEGLYLGTLVVYICEISPPRVRGALTTGP from the exons ATGGATACTGGCATCATTGGGCCTGTCACGGTTATGAAGAGCTTCGTTTCACAAATCGGCAGCCATTCATCAACAGTTCATGGCTTGGTCGTCTCTTCCATCCTCATTCCAGCcgcattttcttctttcttcgcGGGAAATCTAGCAGACAAACTGGGGAGGCCAAAGGGCATCAGCATTGGTGCCCTGATCTTTGTGATTGGAGCAACTTTGGAGGCGGCTGCTGTGCATATCGGGATGTTTGTTGTGGGACGTTGCATTGAGGGTGTAGGTGAGGGATTATATCTTGGAACCCTGGTCGT CTACATTTGCGAAATCTCTCCGCCGAGGGTTAGAGGAGCATTGACGACCGGGCCCTAG
- the RET1 gene encoding DNA-directed RNA polymerase III core subunit RET1 (COG:K;~EggNog:ENOG410PG3S;~InterPro:IPR007120,IPR007121,IPR037034,IPR037033, IPR015712,IPR014724,IPR007642,IPR007641,IPR007647, IPR007646,IPR007645,IPR007644;~PFAM:PF04561,PF00562,PF04567,PF04566,PF04563, PF04565,PF04560;~go_function: GO:0003677 - DNA binding [Evidence IEA];~go_function: GO:0003899 - DNA-directed 5'-3' RNA polymerase activity [Evidence IEA];~go_function: GO:0032549 - ribonucleoside binding [Evidence IEA];~go_process: GO:0006351 - transcription, DNA-templated [Evidence IEA]), with product MPPRRRAPISAANLRSAQPSEGAASSRPGVAETTKRRRPSQTAQPPRAEQPPPPSAEEQQQKSTEEHEHSHSTYRHRDPFDALLEPFYYNKSLTDPINTAKDKWNLLPAFLKVKGLVKQHIDSYNYLVEVQLKKIVESSSTIRSDVDHTFYIKFTNIYLGFPRRADEPQDARADFTYSTVSPQECRLRDTTYAAPIQVDFEYVRGRQRVMRKGVAIGRMPVMLRSSKCVLANKTPAEMTVLNECPLDPGGYFIVNGTEKVILVQEQLSKNRIIVETDPKKEIVQASVTSSSNERKSKSYIVLKKDKLYVKHNVLSEDIPIVILLKAMGIHTDKEMLLLVAGVDKVYQEDFAINFEEAIKLGIYTQQQALDWIGARIKINRKQSPSYRRTHVQEAVEAIASVIISHIEVKNMNFRPKAVYVAHMARRVLMAKNDASLVDDRDYLGNKRLELAGQLLALLFEDLFKKFCFDIKMNIDKVLNKRNRAEAFDAYSVITMHSNHITQGMNRAISTGNWSLKRFRMERAGVTHVLSRLSYIAALGMMTRISSQFEKTRKVSGPRALQPSQFGMLCPADTPEGEACGLVKNLALMTHITTNDEEGPIRNLIFMLGAEDIQTVGGKELYGPGCYTISINGTPTALTRRPKYFLDAFRRLRRMGRISEFVSIYINHHQRAVHVATDDGRICRPLIVVENGKSRVNAQHLEKLRNGTMQFDDFLAQGLVEYLDVNEENDSLISIYEKDITETTTHLEIEPFTVLGAVAGLIPYPHHNQSPRNTYQCAMGKQAIGAIASNQFLRIDSILYLMVYPQKPMVKSRTIELTKYDQLPAGQNAIVAVMSYSGYDIEDALVLNKGSVDRGFGRCQVFRKYVTNLKSYSNGTKDRLSGPTYENDAPIRKHALLESDGLAAVGEQVNAGEVYINKSTPDQSMSSGFPNSDAGRPVSYMPTPMTYKLPDPAYIDKVMVSVTENENQLVKVLTRQTRRPEVGDKFSSRHGQKGVVGIIADQADMPFTDTGINPDIIMNPHGFPSRMTVGKMLELVAGKAGVLAGQHGYGTCFGGSPVQEMSQILIDNGFSYGGKDYLTSGITGEALPFYVFTGPIYYQKLKHMVQDKMHSRARGPRAILTRQPTEGRSRDGGLRLGEMERDCLIAYGTSQLLLERLMISSDRHEIDVCEQCGFMGYLNWCQRCKSSRSVVKMAIPYAAKLLIQELMSMNVTARLKLDDEFPEMKGR from the exons ATGCCGCCCCGCAGAAGAGCGCCGATCTCTGCGGCGAACCTGCGATCTGCGCAACCTTCAGAG GGTGCAGCATCTTCAAGGCCAGGTGTCGCGGAGACTACGAAACGCAGACGCCCTTCCCAGACCGCACAACCTCCCCGAGCCGAACAACCGCCACCACCCAGTGCggaggaacagcagcagaagtCGACCGAGGAGCACGAGCATTCGCATTCTACATACCGTCATCGCGATCCATTCGATGCGCTTCTGGAGCCTTTCTACTACAACAAGTCCCTCACCGATCCGATCAACACTGCGAAAGACAAATGGAACCTTCTGCCGGCTTTCCTCAAGGTCAAGGGATTGGTGAAGCAGCATATTGACTCTTACAACTACCTTGTCGAGGTCCAATTGAAGAAAATTGTCGAGTCCAGCTCTACAATTCGAAGCGATGTCGACCATACCTTCTACATCAAGTTCACCAATATCTATTTGGGTTTCCCGCGCCGTGCCGACGAACCGCAGGATGCGCGGGCCGACTTCACCTATTCGACCGTGTCCCCGCAAGAGTGTCGCCTGCGTGATACGACGTACGCGGCTCCCATTCAGGTCGATTTCGAGTATGTCCGTGGCCGTCAAAGGGTCATGAGGAAGGGTGTCGCCATTGGTAGAATGCCGGTTATGCTTCGGAGTTCCAAGTGTGTGTTGGCAAACAAGACGCCGGCGGAGATGACGGTGCTGAACGAGTGTCCTTTGGATCCTGGTGGTTACTTCATCGTGAACGGAACGGAGAAGGTCATTCTCGTCCAGGAACAGTTGAGCAAGAACAGAATTATTGTTGAAACCGACCccaagaaggagattgtCCAGGCGTCGGTTACAAG TTCTTCCAACGAGAGAAAGTCGAAGAGTTACATCGTTCTCAAGAAGGACAAGCTCTACGTGAAGCACAACGTGCTCAGCGAGGATATTCCCATCGTCATTCTTTTGAAGGCGATGGGTATTCACACAGACAAGGAGATGCTTCTGCTGGTCGCGGGTGTCGACAAGGTTTACCAGGAAGACTTTGCCATCAACTTCGAGGAGGCTATCAAGTTGGGTATTTACACGCAACAACAGGCtctggattggattggtGCTCGGATTAAGATCAACCGCAAGCAGTCGCCTTCTTACCGCCGTACCCATGTTCAAGAAGCCGTCGAGGCCATTGCCTCTGTCATCATCTCCCACATCGAAGTGAAGAACATGAACTTCCGGCCAAAGGCTGTCTATGTTGCGCACATGGCGCGTCGTGTGCTTATGGCCAAGAACGATGCCAGCTTGGTTGATGACCGTGATTATCTCGGAAACAAGCGTCTGGAATTGGCTGGTCAACTGCTGGCTTTGCTCTTTGAAGATTTGTTCAAGAAATTCTGCTTCGACATCAAGATGAACATCGACAAAGTTCTGAACAAGCGCAACCGTGCCGAGGCCTTCGATGCTTACAGTGTTATTACCATGCATAGCAACCATATCACCCAGGGTATGAATCGTGCTATCTCGACGGGTAACTGGAGTTTGAAGCGTTTCCGCATGGAACGTGCTGGTGTGACCCACGTGCTCAGTCGACTGAGTTATATTGCGGCTCTGGGTATGATGACGCGTATTAGCAGTCAGTTCGAAAAGACGAGAAAGGTCTCTGGTCCTCGTGCATTGCAGCCGTCGCAATTCGGTATGCTCTGTCCGGCCGATACCCCCGAAGGTGAGGCCTGTGGTCTCGTCAAGAACTTGGCACTCATGACTCATATCACAACCAACGACGAAGAGGGCCCGATCAGGAACTTGATTTTCATGCTCGGCGCCGAAGACATTCAGACTGTGGGTGGTAAGGAGCTCTACGGGCCTGGCTGCTACACGATCTCAATCAACGGAACACCCACTGCACTCACACGTCGTCCGAAATACTTCCTTGATGCGTTCCGCAGACTGCGTCGGATGGGACGTATTTCTGAGTTCGTCAGTATCtacatcaaccaccaccagaggGCCGTCCATGTCGCGACCGACGATGGGCGAATCTGTAGACCTCTTATTGTCGTCGAAAACGGCAAGTCTCGTGTCAATGCCCAGCACCTCGAGAAGCTGCGTAATGGCACAATGCAATTCGATGACTTCCTTGCTCAAGGTCTGGTCGAATATCTTGATGTCAACGAAGAGAACGACTCCTTGATCTCTATCTACGAGAAAGACATCACagaaaccaccacccatctGGAGATTGAACCCTTCACAGTCCTTGGTGCAGTCGCCGGTCTTATTCCCTATCCTCACCACAACCAGTCCCCCCGTAACACCTACCAATGTGCCATGGGTAAACAAGCTATCGGCGCGATCGCCTCCAACCAGTTCCTGCGTATCGATTCAATCCTGTACCTTATGGTCTACCCACAAAAGCCCATGGTCAAGTCTCGCACCATCGAGCTGACCAAATACGACCAGCTTCCTGCCGGACAGAACGCCATTGTCGCCGTCATGAGTTACTCTGGTTACGATATTGAAGATGCCCTGGTCCTGAACAAGGGATCAGTCGATCGCGGCTTCGGACGCTGCCAGGTGTTCCGGAAATACGTCACCAACCTGAAGAGTTACTCCAACGGCACGAAGGACCGATTGAGCGGACCAACCTACGAAAACGACGCACCGATCCGCAAGCACGCGCTCCTCGAGAGTGACGGTCTCGCCGCAGTCGGTGAACAAGTCAACGCCGGCGAAGTCTACATCAACAAGTCCACGCCCGACCAGTCCATGTCCTCAGGCTTCCCCAACTCCGACGCCGGCCGGCCCGTCTCGTACATGCCTACCCCCATGACCTACAAGCTCCCAGACCCCGCCTACATCGACAAGGTGATGGTCTCGGTCACCGAGAACGAGAACCAACTCGTCAAGGTCCTAACCCGCCAGACCCGTCGCCCGGAAGTCGGCGACAAGTTCTCCTCGCGTCACGGACAGAAGGGTGTGGTGGGTATCATCGCCGACCAAGCCGACATGCCCTTCACCGACACCGGCATCAACCCTGACATTATCATGAACCCTCACGGTTTCCCCTCTCGAATGACAGTCGGAAAGATGCTGGAACTCGTCGCCGGAAAAGCCGGTGTCCTGGCTGGTCAGCACGGCTACGGTACTTGCTTCGGCGGCAGTCCCGTCCAGGAAATGTCCCAGATCCTTATCGACAACGGCTTCAGCTACGGTGGCAAGGACTACCTCACCTCCGGTATCACGGGCGAGGCCCTGCCCTTCTACGTCTTCACAGGTCCCATCTACTACCAGAAACTGAAGCACATGGTCCAGGATAAGATGCACTCGCGTGCTCGTGGTCCTCGCGCTATCCTCACCCGTCAGCCTACGGAAGGTCGTTCCCGTGACGGTGGTCTGCGTCTGGGAGAGATGGAACGTGATTGTTTGATCGCGTACGGTACTAGTCAGCTTCTGCTGGAGCGACTGATGATCTCTTCTGATCGTCATGAGATCGATGTCTGCGAGCAGTGCGGTTTCATGGGTTACCTGAACTGGTGTCAGCGGTGCAAGTCGTCTCGGAgcgtggtgaagatggctATTCCGTATGCGGCCAAGCTGCTGATTCAGGAGTTGATGAGTATGAATGTTACGGCGAGATTGAAGCTTGACGATGAGTTTCCTGAGATGAAGGGGCGGTAA
- a CDS encoding uncharacterized protein (COG:S;~EggNog:ENOG410PPK0;~InterPro:IPR008547;~PFAM:PF05705;~TransMembrane:1 (o196-217i)), with protein sequence MSSQPTIDMTTLPKPITLSPTIHAYDPLTPQSTSTSTSTSNAPQTIILAYWMNAPQRALTKYTTQYRTLYPHARILTLQSSTGDFMRLPSLLSTFTSTTTADNNNNKNPTQPALDYLLLHHPPTSTPRESERIHIHLFSNGGVHTTTTLLSSYKSTTGHTLPITSLLIDSAPGKPSLVGAFRAFSFGLPKNVILKWVGRLLLGCMLLVMFGMGWVVGSEDGVSKGRRLLNDKGVVGEGVRRCYIYSEGDGLVDWRDVEEHAREAERVFGDDDGGVVVRREKWGRGSGHVEHMRVDGGRYWRVVGEIIEGK encoded by the coding sequence ATGTCATCCCAACCCACCATAGACATgaccaccctccccaaacccatAACCCTCTCACCAACAATCCACGCCTACGACCCTCTTACGCCCcaaagcaccagcaccagcaccagcaccagcaatgCACCACAAACAATCATACTCGCCTACTGGATGAACGCCCCCCAACGGGCCCTCACAAAATACACCACCCAATATCGCACCCTCTACCCTCACGCCCGCATCCTGACTCTCCAAAGCAGCACGGGTGACTTTATGCGCCTCCCTTCACTACTATCCACCTTCACCAGCACTACTACagccgacaacaacaacaacaagaatcCCACTCAACCAGCCCTGGattacctcctcctccaccacccacccaccagcacccccagagagagcgagagaatccacatccacctcttCTCCAACGGCGGGGTGCACACAACCAcgaccctcctctcctcctacAAATCCACAACAGGACACACTCTCCCCATCACATCGCTGCTCATTGACAGCGCGCCTGGGAAACCATCACTGGTTGGAGCGTTTCGCGCCTTCTCGTTCGGTCTTCCCAAGAATGTTATCCTGaagtgggtggggaggttgttgctggggtgtatgttgctggtgatgtttgggatggggtgggtggttgggaGTGAGGATGGGGTGAGTAAAGGGAGACGATTGCTGAATGATAAGGGTGTTGTGGGGGAGGGCGTGAGACGGTGTTATATTTATTCGGAGGGGGATGGGTTGGTGGATTGgagggatgtggaggagcATGCGCGGGAGGCGGAGAGGGTtttcggggatgatgatggtggtgttgtggtTAGGAGGGAGAAGTGGGGGAGGGGTAGTGGGCATGTTGAGCATATGagggtggatggggggaggTATTGGAGGGTTGTTGGGGAGATCATAGAAGGTAAATAG